The following is a genomic window from Mya arenaria isolate MELC-2E11 chromosome 4, ASM2691426v1.
TAAATTCCTAAACAAAACGACGAACTTTATAATTGATGTCATCACcataaatattttagaactAAGCATTGAACAGTAATAATGATATGTGAAATCTTTGTATCTGCTGAGTTGAGTTGTTCTTACGGATAAGGTTGTCTTCCAGGTTAACAACTGACGACATGGCTGATCCTGAAGGGTATGTTGAAGATGATGATTGTCTATTGTTtagataaaattaataataaaggACATTGACATCTGAGGATTGTGGATTGTGTATTTAATCTTTATAAGTCGACGCCACTAATCACAGCTGGCATAAACCAGGTCttaactttaaatacattatgttaattgttttgttatttgtgcAATGTGAAAATGGCAAAAACTACCTAGCTTACTCAAGTTTTCATGACtgagtttatgttttaataaggTAATTATGTTTCCCTTGATTACAGGAAACCTGAAGAGTTGGTGGGGGAGCCAACCAGTGAAGAAAACCCAACTAGCGAGGAACCAAGCAGTAATGCTCTCTTACTTGATTGAGTTTCACTTTGtgtctttttttcaaagaaaattgtttagatattgtcttagtgattttttttagtgGCACAATAGTAGTAATTTTTTGGATTAATTTTAGTCAGTTAataagatttataaaaaaaaaagcttaaaaaaaatagatacgAACAAAAGTTCACTTAAAAACAATGGTGACCTCTTGTAGTATTGGTCAAACCTCAGTAATATACAGGCCTTCCAGCATTCCTACTTTTTTAACagcttcctactttttcctactttttttctaaaaaactactattcctacttttttttgaaaataaagtccgcaaaaatattaaagtttgatctttgtgctagttttatttgccgaaaatgaacaaaagatgtcaaactggctggtttctgttgttgaaaggTGTGGCAATATGTTCCACTTTGACGTGCATCATCTTTTCACCCACACAGTTCAGCAACAGAAACCGACCAAGcatcattcactaaaatattcaatgtggcatatagatggtatgattttgcattaaaaacattgcCTGTAGGTAAGTTAATAgctattaataaatacatatttaaccaaaaatattcctacttttcctactttgtaaaaaatattcctactatTTCTTTTCTGTCAGAAAACCTACTTTTTTTGTTAGTGGCTGCTGGAAGGCCTGAATATACTTACCTTGATTTGTTTAGTGTTTTTCTTTAACAAGTAATTAACCCCTTTACTCATGACACAGGCCAAGGAGATGACTCTGCCCAACCTGCAATTCTGGCTAGTCAGCTGATGCGGGATCCACAGATGCTCGCAGCCCTACAGGATAAACTAGGATCCATGGTTGGACACAACTCTGGGTATATACAGAGGTAAGACAATTAACTTACTATGAATTGATTTCATTGATTTCATACATTGGTGTATGCTTCAACCTTGCTTGTGCCAAATGTGTTAATACATAGAGACTGGACCATTTGGTAGTGCAGGGGTTAAATGGGTTACACAACTCAATACTTTTTCACCTTACTAAGGCTTAAAAAAATTCATTGGTTCGGGGTTAAAAAAGCCTACTctgcctgtttttgaaaaggatgtagcCTTAGCAAGGGTTAAAATTCAGCTACTTCCTTATTCCCTACACATGTGTTTcccaaacataaataaaataatattattattttttattattgtttgtggtgtttgtttcTGTATGTCATTCTTCCATCATTGGAacaaataatcataataatgcgCTTGTTTAATTTACCAAATTTGAAGCGGTTATGCTTAAAAAAGTCCCACATAGGCCAGGTCTTTTCCCAACTTTAGCTGAAAAGGCCCTGTGAACTGATATGAATATCCGTTTGTACTGGCTTTCTTTAGTGGCTGAAGTTTGACATCAAGGGTGAGAATGGTTTAGTGGTGTACGTTGCTGCCTGTCACACAAGTGGTTGCTAGTTCAATCCCAACCTGAGCCCTCACATTAAGCTTAAGGtaaacatatattcaattttatagCTTGCCCAAGTCTGTGAAGCGAAGAATCAAAGCCTTGAAGAAAATTCAGTTTGAGGCAACAACGATTGAGGCTGAATTCTACAGGGAGGTCCACAGATTGGAATGTGAATATGCCACAAAATATGCTCCTCTGTTCGAAAAGGTATTTGTCTGTGCGGTACATTTCTTCCATTAGtaatagtgtttttgttttgaggttgttgttttctgttttactgtgtgattattgaaaaacatgagaactgttctttcttattttaactctataataatgtttataattatatgttcttGATCGCCCtgatgtttcattatattacttaattttaattCTTCAATTAGCTggcattttatttatgaattattaaCCTCCATTGTTCTGGAAAGCCTTTGCGCAAAACTGCTAATTGTGTAGTTGTCAGAAACACGTCTTTTTTTTGCTCAAGTCTAAATcagattgaaatgttttgtctGACAAATTTTAGCGATCACTGGTGGTGACTGGGACACACGAGCCTAATGATGAGGAAGCTGACTGGCCTAGTGATGATGAGAAGGACGAGGATCTGGCTGTAAGTAACCATGCTATCATTGATGTTATGAATTGATGAATATGTGTAGTGTGCATAGCATGGCAGATGTTTCATCATTACTGTTGTGCTGGTCGAAGTTTCCTATCAAACAAAAGATATTTGAAGTTTGGTGTTAATATCCATTGCACCACTTGACAATAATGTTATGCAATTTTTTGTACATTCATGAAATTGGAAGATGTGTTATATCCAATTAAGGCAATTCATTACCCTAGATAAGAAATATTCTAGTTGTCTTCTCTCAAATTTATTGTAGAAAGACAAGAAAGAACTGGCTTCAGGAGACAACAAGGTATACAATATCCGTCTTATCCATTTCATCAATTGACTTGTAAAAATCATAATTGCAAATACATGATTGCTTATATCTGTGGTACAGTATTTGTGTCTTGAAGCCAGTGTCTATGTATGTAATGTGATGTGTGTTACCATGTCTTCTCATGTTACTGCAGGATGAAGTGGAAAAGAAGGCCAGCATAGAAGACAAGAAGGAGGAGGCTGAAGGTATGTTCGTACAGACTGGGGTATACAAACCCTAATTTTAACTCTTCTGTACAAGCTCTGTTATATAAAATCCAGATTTTGAGGAAGTGTGGAACGTATTTTACCTGTGCAGATCTCCAGGACTGGTTCTAGAACGTCAAGTCACTATCTTTATAAATTTGCATTTCATAAATAGAAGGAATAAAATAGGAAATTACACAATAATACACTTAAGTAACATTTGGCTTATTAGAAGGAAATTCACCTTCATGGACAAATCCTTGTTCTTAACATTGTACAAGTCTCTTGTTCGTTCCCACTTGGACTATGGAAATTTAATATACTTCCCATACACGAAGAAGTGTAAGCAAGTTCTGGAGAATGCGCAACGTAGAGCCACAAGACTAATACCTGAATTTCGTGGACTTTCCTATCAAGAACGATTGAAAGAACTGAATCTCCCAACATTGGACTACCGTAGAAAAAGATTTGACATGATacaagttttcaaaattattcacgAAGTTGACGACATCAATGCAagtgtatttttcaattttgcggACAATAGTGGAACAAGAGGTCACTGTTTGAAGCTTGCAATGCCTAAAGCTCACAAGTCTATTCGATTAAATTCTTTTGGACATCGTACTATATCCATTTGGAACGGCCTTCCACATAATATTGTTACATGCAGCACCgtgaacagttttaaatcacAACTGGATAAGTTATGGGCACACAAACGTTTTGATCTAAGTGATGTGTATTAATTTCATCAGCAAAAAATCAGACTGGagtaaatttcaatattttcattgataaacaaaatcagaTCGGAGTGGAGATTTGCATAGAAGTAGTCTAAAGGGATCAACTAGCCTAAAGGGCTAAACATTTCCCTAGAAGACACAAGGTAGAAACATATGTAAATAAACCAAGTACTCTTCATGTGATTTAAACtttataacttttgaaataagcaagattttatgtcttaaagctgcactctcacagattgacatttaaaaaaaataatctctgAATTAGCTGATTCttgcaaagaaatatttaatgaatgaaagggctattttatttcattttaaaaccgACTTTCAAGATACATGAAAGAGGCAACAGTGTGATGataataaatacagaaaaaaggtTTCTTGAATGACGAGaacttatatgaaaatatatgcatGTGTAGCTGGAATATGGATAAAGGTAAATGTAACTAAAACTTCACATATTTCAGCTTACCTATTGGACTATTGAGCACTGAAAAATAGGCAGATATGCATATAGTGCCCAAGGTCCTTGCAATAACAGATCttaatatatgtcattttgattgggcctaaaaaaatacatgattctGATTATCCGATCCTACCTACGAAATTGGCACCAACCCGTTTTAACAGatggtaaaaataaaataaaaatatatttaaagtgtgtgttttaataaaaaaattttatatataaatgtagtttaaaaactttaaatcttTATGCAGAATATTACTTAAACAACGTTCTCCAATGAAGACAATtacgttcttatataaagcttttgaaaaggatgtaacccaaacaaaaccatttattatgccccccttcgaagaagaggggtatattgctttgcacaggcatgtcggtcgatcggtcggtccgttggtagaccaaagcttgtccgagtgataactcaacaattcctggacatatggtcatcaaacttcacatgaaggttgggcctgatcagtagatgacccctattgattttgggggtcatagggtcaaaggtcaaggtcacagtgaccttgaatggtaaaataattttaaagcttgtccgagtgataactcaacaatgcctgcacccatggccctcaaacttgacatggaggttgggcctgaccagtagatgacccctattgttttgagGGGTCATcaggctaaaggtcaaggtcacagtgaccttgaatggtaaaaggtcgtccgagtgataacttgacaatgcctgcacccatggccctcaaacttgacttggaggttgggcctgaccagtagctgacccctattgttttttgggctcatcgggtcaaaggtcaagttcacagtgaccttgaatggtaaaaggttgtccgagtgataactcaacaatgcctgcacccatggccctcaaacttgacttggaggttgggcctgaccagtagctgacccctattgttttgggggctcatcgggtcaaaggtcaagttcacagtgaccttgaatggtaaaaggttgtcggagtgataactcatcaatgccggcacccatggccctcagaTTTGAAatgggggttgggcctgaccattagatgacccctattgtttttgggggtcatcaggccaaaggtcaaggtcacagtcaccttgaatggtaaaaggttgtccgagtgataattcgacaatgcttgcacccatggccctcataattgaattggaggttgggccagACCAGTAGAACACCCCTATTTTTtgggggggtcatcgggccaaaggtcaaggtcacagtcaccttgaatggttaaaggttttccttgtgataacttgacaatgcctgcacccatggccctcaaacttgacttggaattgggcctgaccagtacatgaccccttttgtttttgggggtcatctggccaaaggtcaaggtcacagtgaccttgaatggtaaaaggttgtccgagtgataattcgacaatgcctgcacccatggccctcaaacttgacttggagaattggcctgaccaggagatgggtgacccctatggtttttgagggtcatctggccaaaggtcaaggtcacagtgacctggaatggtaaaaggttgtcgagtgataactcgacaatgcctgcacccgtggccctcaaacttgacttggaggttgggcctggccagaagatggtccctattgattttaggggtcattgggctaaaggtcaaggtcacagtgacctggaatggtaaaaggttatccgagtgataactcgacaatgcctgcacccacggccctcaaacttgacttggaggttgggcctgaccagaagatggtccctattgattttaggggtcattgggccaaaggtcaaggtcacagtgaccttgaatgataaaaggttgtccgagtgataactcaacaatgcctgcagccatggccctcaaacttgacatggaggttgggcctgaccagtagatgacccctattgatattaggggtcaaaggtcaaggtcacagtgaccttgaaagcgacctcgacaattcctggacctatggtcatcaaacttgacatgagggttgggcctgcccagtagatgacccctatcatctttgggggtcatcagaccaaggtcaatgtcacagtaacctttaacgcaaaaaagttaacaaatcttctcccactgatatctcaacaatgcctgaacctatgatcattaaacttgacatggatgttaagcctgatcagtagattacccttattgattttaggattcatagagccaaaggtcaaggtcatggtgatcttgaatggtaaaaggttgtccgagtgataactcaacaatgcctgaacccatggccttcaaacttgacttggagttgcatctgacttgtagatgaccccttatgatttaaggggtcaaaggtcaaggtcacagtgaccttgaacgaaaaaaacttgtctgtgtgataacttgacaatgcctgcacccatggccctcgaacttgacatttaggtttctggtgacctgctgatgactctggattttgagttcatagagtcaaaggtcatggttatAACACACTCtctcctcacactttaatggtcataatcttaaaactgccttaacggcaacaaatcagctgtcatttcggtccatgcatatttcattcaattgtccatataatcctgacaacatggcgctcagggggggcataatgtttgacaaacatctcttgtttttttggcattaaaAAATGTTGAGATTGTGTTACTCTAATAGCATTGTATTAgattaatacataattatatgaatgcCATATATAAACTAGAAAAATAACTTGCAGACAAAGATGATGAGAATACAAAAGGCATTCCTGGTTTTTGGCTGACCATATTCAAGAATGTAGATATGCTCTCTGAGATGATACAGCCAAATGACGAAGCAATACTCAACCATCTACAGGATATCAAAGTAGAATTTACAGAAAAAGAGCCAATGGTAAGTTATATAATTGATATCAGACCTTATTACAAAGATAAAAGTTAGTATAAACAAGCCTTGaaccatatattattttttgtctctttttttaaatttgatgtaGTTAGCTGTACAAATATGCTCAGATTACTTTTTGCTGGTGTGACGTTTAAAGTTGGTCCATTCTTATATgtgattaaataacattttatatacaattcaaTATGTAGCTCAAGTTTCTCTTCTTGCATTGACATTTAGATTGATAATATATTAGATGTTGAATTGATCCACACTaagaatatcttaaaaaaaattattcatcAGTTTGTTAGTATTCTAAGGCAAAACCTTGTTGGATTTCCATCATTTACTTAATGTTCATAGCAAATGGTTAAGCTTTTTTAAGCACaatgttatttgtgttttcagGGCTTCAcattacaatttttgtttgaaccAAATGAATATTTCGAGAACAAAAAGCTAACCAAGGAGTATGTTATGAGGTCGGAACCAGAGGAAGGCGATCCATTTTCTTTCGAGGGGCCTGAAATCATCAAATGTGTCGGGTAAGCTAGCTCTTGCATTTTGAAACTTTGCCTCTCAATTATAAGCATATTTATCGTTACCATATTCTTGTTCAGCAAATGTAGAGTTTTAGCTCAAGAGATTGGAAGGATGCTGCaccctgttgttttttttggtagCACTCCGCTTgcgccttgtgaaatccgaatctgcaaaaatccactcgagtcgaatacaacctcccagATCAAAACGCAGaactaataaccctattatatAAGTCACTTTCACTTGCTTATTTTGCAAAGAAATATCTAGGTATTGTCACAGCTGTTGTGTTTGacattattgtcattttcattgtcTTGCAAATCATTTATGTTTGCCAATACTTTGTAAGTTAACCATTAGTAGATACACATATTACCATAAATCTTGGTACCTTTTTCCTCTGATGTTTTCATTGCTAATTACAACACTGAAAAAGCATCTTTGATCTGTCTGTAGCCTTCATAGGTATTGGACATTTGCACAGGTGCAAGATTAAATTTGGAGACAATAGGTACCGATTTGTCTTTGGCAAATTGGTGTACATGTTTCcaaatatgaattattattatctGTCTTGTGTGGAAGTCTTTTTAACTTGAGAGTAAATCAAAGCTTTTCCTGCTGATGGAGTCATCTTCCTCCGAGGCACCCATTGTTTAATACAACTCTGTTAAAGCATCTTTGATCTGTCTGTAGCCTTCATAGGTATTGGACATTTGCACAGGTGCAAGATAAAATTTGGACGCAACAGATGCCGATTTGTCTTGGCAAACTGCTGTACATGTTTCCACACATGAATTTTATAATCTGTTGTATCTTGAAGTATTTTCATTggtttgttcataaaatgggACATACAATTTCACCTAGGGCAGATGGGTGACTCCCAGTTTGTCGGATCAATAATTTTAGAACCCTTTGTccatcatcaccaaatttggtctgaTTCATTGTGATTGTTCTTTAACCAGTCATACTGTTCaagtcactccagagttatcaccctttaattatagaaatagcCTTTCAACTGTCTCTTCTGATCATGAACTGAAGAAGCCTTTGTTTCATCATCAAATATGGTCAAAATGTCTATGGTAATAATATCTTTACAAGTTGGATAACCAGCAATATCGCTggggccaaaaaaaaaaataggttcgTTTCCGGTCTCCTTCCCAAAAAAAagagggtaggtaggtaggcatttttgggggggggggggagtgatCTAGAATAGAAGGCGgctgacttttattcaaaaacaaccaTATTAACTGCGTATGAGACAATTTTAAAAGGTACtaaagcataaaatgtaaatacaagtccattcatttattaagaactgtatatgtgtattaattataatgtatagatatacattttctagaatataaatgcatgaaatatcaatgaaaaaaaaacagaagttAACATCTATGTTGTCTGATCTGGAACTTCACTGTTTGCTTCTTCAATGCCAGGTCAGAAATAATCTAATGAATCTGAAACAGAACAGTGTAGATCCAGTGTAGATCCAAGATCTATATAGCGGTGGCCTAACAATTGTTACAAGCTTTAATTCAGTTTGCTTTTTCCAAATGGTCTCATTACATTTTATTCCAAAATTCTGTACTAGGGTCCCAACTGTCATACTACCTTTATAAAAGCAACATTAAAaccttgtttatttttaattcctTTAAAGTGGAACTCCTTTAAAAATTGTACCAAggaaatttaatacaatttgggaattattttaaattttatattaaataaaagtcCTTCTACAAGTGTTTTCAGGCCGAATAATTTCCTACCGAAGCTCATTCCAACGAAGTACCAGAACAAACTTATTTTCACAAGCTTTGCAGAATTAACATTAATAGCAGAATATGACAGtgacaaaaagacaaatacaaGTTTAGTTGATAAGACACAGTAATTTATTGCAGGtgatatcttaaaa
Proteins encoded in this region:
- the LOC128231513 gene encoding nucleosome assembly protein 1-like 1 isoform X1 — translated: MADPEGKPEELVGEPTSEENPTSEEPSSQGDDSAQPAILASQLMRDPQMLAALQDKLGSMVGHNSGYIQSLPKSVKRRIKALKKIQFEATTIEAEFYREVHRLECEYATKYAPLFEKRSLVVTGTHEPNDEEADWPSDDEKDEDLAKDKKELASGDNKDEVEKKASIEDKKEEAEDKDDENTKGIPGFWLTIFKNVDMLSEMIQPNDEAILNHLQDIKVEFTEKEPMGFTLQFLFEPNEYFENKKLTKEYVMRSEPEEGDPFSFEGPEIIKCVGCKIDWKKGKNVTVKTVKKKQKHKASGTTRTIQKTVQSDSFFNFFNPPTAPEDEEMDEDTEALLAADFEIGHFIRERIVPRAVLYFTGEAMENEDDYEDGEEEEGGEEGEYDEDADPDFSPGKEKPAECKQQ
- the LOC128231513 gene encoding nucleosome assembly protein 1-like 1 isoform X2 yields the protein MADPEGKPEELVGEPTSEENPTSEEPSSQGDDSAQPAILASQLMRDPQMLAALQDKLGSMVGHNSGYIQSLPKSVKRRIKALKKIQFEATTIEAEFYREVHRLECEYATKYAPLFEKRSLVVTGTHEPNDEEADWPSDDEKDEDLAKDKKELASGDNKDEVEKKASIEDKKEEAEDKDDENTKGIPGFWLTIFKNVDMLSEMIQPNDEAILNHLQDIKVEFTEKEPMGFTLQFLFEPNEYFENKKLTKEYVMRSEPEEGDPFSFEGPEIIKCVGCKIDWKKGKNVTVKTVKKKQKHKASGTTRTIQKTVQSDSFFNFFNPPTAPEDEEMDEDTEALLAADFEIGHFIRERIVPRAVLYFTGEAMENEDDYEDGEEEEGGEEGEYDEDADPDFSPGGSK
- the LOC128231513 gene encoding nucleosome assembly protein 1-like 1 isoform X3 — its product is MADPEGKPEELVGEPTSEENPTSEEPSSQGDDSAQPAILASQLMRDPQMLAALQDKLGSMVGHNSGYIQSLPKSVKRRIKALKKIQFEATTIEAEFYREVHRLECEYATKYAPLFEKRSLVVTGTHEPNDEEADWPSDDEKDEDLADEVEKKASIEDKKEEAEDKDDENTKGIPGFWLTIFKNVDMLSEMIQPNDEAILNHLQDIKVEFTEKEPMGFTLQFLFEPNEYFENKKLTKEYVMRSEPEEGDPFSFEGPEIIKCVGCKIDWKKGKNVTVKTVKKKQKHKASGTTRTIQKTVQSDSFFNFFNPPTAPEDEEMDEDTEALLAADFEIGHFIRERIVPRAVLYFTGEAMENEDDYEDGEEEEGGEEGEYDEDADPDFSPGKEKPAECKQQ